The Sinomonas sp. P10A9 genome contains the following window.
CATGCATGCGAGGAGCCTAGGTCTCGGCGGACTCTCCCTCAACACAGCTGAGGTCTCGATGTGGCCGCGAATCGGTTGCGACCGCGGAGATCCGGTGCTCGCCGAGATCCGGTACTTGTGCGTAGGACATTGCCAGAGCGCTTGGCGCCTCACGGAAGCCGCAGGGACCCCTCGACCTCAACCGCGAGGCCGTCCGCGAGAAGGCCCGCGAGGGCCCGTTCGAGCTGCTCGGGCCCGGTACGCAGCGCGTGGAGGCGAGCCAAGGCGTCACCGACGGGTCCCGTACCCCCCGCGGAATATTGAGTTGGGCAGGGTGCCGAGCGCGTAGACCCTGGAGAGCCCGGCATTGCAGGGGCACCGTCCTTGGGTCCACGCGGTTCGAGCAGATCGCGCTGCAACGGGTGCTGGGCCGCGCGCAGCACCGCCATGATGGCCCCTCTCACCTGCCGGTCGGTCCCGTGCCATGCCTGGCCCCGTGGGGTGTAGGTGGGCGGGGGTTCGCCGGCGGCGAGCCAGGCGCACGCATCCGACACTGGGCACTCCACGCACCGCGGCGATCGGGCCGTGCACACGATGGCACCGAGCTCCATCGTCGCGGCATTCCACGCGACGGACTGCTCTCGGTTGGCAGGCAGCAGCACCGTGGCGCGGCGCTGCTCGGCTGCGGTCAGCGTCGGGGCCGGAAGGGCTTCGCCGCCGACGAGCCGCGCGTGGACGCGCCGGATGTTCGTGTCCACCACCGTGGCCCGGCGTCCGAAGGCGAACGACGCGACCGCCGCGGCCGTGTACGAGCCGACGCCGGGCAACGCAAGGAGTCCTTCCTCGGTGTCCGGCAGTTCGCCGCCATGCTCGGACGTGATGACTGTCGCGGCGGCGTGCAGCCGGAGCGCCCGGCGCGGATAGCCGAGCCGGCCCCACGCGCGCACGGCCTCCCCAGCCGGTTCGGCGGCCAGATCCGCGGGATGCGGCCACCGCTCCATCCATTCCCGCCAGACGGGCAGCACGCGCGCCACGGGCGTCTGCTGGAGCATGACCTCACTCACGAGCACGCCCCACGGCGTCCGGCCAGCAGCCCGCCACGGCAGGTCCCGCGCCTCGCGTGCGAACCAGTCGACGAGCGTCGCGTGCAGCCTGCCGAGCATCTCGGGGTCCGGGAGCGCTGCCGCCGCGGGCGCTGCCGCCGCGGGCGCTGCCGCCGCGGGCGCTGCCGCCGCGGGCGCTGCCGTCGCGGGCGCTGCTGTCGCGGGCGCGGCCGCCGCGGGCGTTGCTGTAGTGGGCGCGGCCGCCGCGGGCGTTGCTGTAGTGGGCGCGGCCGCCGTGGGCGCTGCTGCTCGCTGCGCCGCACGACGGCGGGGCGCGGCTGTGGCGGTCACGGGAGCCTTTCTGGGGGTCACGTTCTGGATGTCAGGTTCTGAGGGTCACCATCTGGAGGTTACGATCTGGAGGTCACCTGGTGGGTCTGCACCACTGTAGCGGCACCGTCTCGGTGACGATCACGAGCCCGGTCACGGAGCAGCGGCTCAGCGATTCGACCACGCCCCTAGCGGCGCGGCGGCGGGGTTCAGTGGGCTGTGGATCCGTAGCCTAGAGGCATGGCAGGGCAGGACAAGGGTGGAACGGGAACACGGACTTCGACGGGAGGCCGCGCTCCGGGCACTCGGTCGCAGGGTACGCGCCGCGTCAGTCCGGCGGTGTACCGGAGGCGCCGCCTCGCTGTTCTCGTCCTCATGGTCCTCATCCTTGGTGTGCTCGGGGTGGGCATTTGGACCGCCGTCGTGGCGGTGGGCTCGGTAGCCCAGAGCCCGGCGTCCCTGTCCACGGCTGCTTCAGGCTCCGGTTCCGACCCGAGCTCCAAGCCGACGTCGACGGCGGGCGCCGACCCGTCGGCGTCGTCCGCGGCCAGCGCTGCCGGAGCGAGCGCCGACCCCACAGCGACGCCAACCGCCACCCCGACGCCGGCATGCGACCAGCACCTCATCACCGTCTCGGCGTCCACCGACAAGCCGAGCTACGCCCCCACGGAGAAGCCCGTCTTCACGCTCAAGGTGACCAACGGGAATCCGATGCCGTGCGAGGTCAATGTGGGGACCACGCAGATGGAGTTCCTCGTGGTGAGCGGCACCGACCGCGTCTTCTCGTCGAAGGACTGCCAGGCGAGCGCCCAGGACCTCCCCAAGACCATTGCCGCGGGCGCCTCGGAAACCGCGAACTTCCCGTGGGACCGCGTCCGCAGCACCGAGGGATGCAAGGCGGTCACCACGCAGCCCAAGCCGGGCATCTACGTCATGACTGCGTCGCTCGGACCGGTGACGAGCTCGAAGGCGGTCTTCGAGCTCAAGTAGGAAGCCCGCCTAGAGGAAGCGGTCCAGAAGGCTCGTCTCCGCCATCCGGGAGAGCCCTTCGCGCACGGTCCTGGCACGCTGTTCGCCGATGCCGTCCACGGTCATGAGGTCGTCGATGGTGGCGGCCATCAGGTTCTGGAGCCCGTTGAAGTGGTCTACGAGCCGGTCCGCAACGGCACGCGGCACGGGCTTGAGGCCGGAGATGAGGCGGTACCCGCGGGGGTGCACGACGGCGTCGAGCGTCTCGATCCCGCCCGCGTAGCCGAGGATCGCGGCGATGCGGTTGAGATCCAGGAGGTCCACGCTCGTGAGCTCCATGAGCCCCTCGACGGCGGCATCGATGGTCTCGTTGGAGACGTCGGCGCCCGCGTAGTCGCGGATGACGACGTCCGAGCCCGGCCCCAGGCCGGTGATCAGCTCCTCGAGCTGGAGGGCGAGGAGGCGGCCGTCGTCGCCGAGCTCGAGCACGTAGTGGGCGATTTCCTCGGAGATGCGGCGCACCATTTCCTGCCGCTGGAGCGTCTGCGCGACGTCTCGGACCGTGACCATGGCCTCGATCTCGAGGGCGGACAGCGAATGGGTGACCTGGTCGAGTCTGGCGCGGTAGCGTTCGAGTGTCGCGAGGGCCTGGTTGGCGCGCGCGAGCACCCGCTCGGAGCCCTCGATGACGTGTCGGATGCCCTGCACGTAGAGCGCGATGATCTGCATGGACTGGCTCACCGAGACGACCGGGAGGCCGGTCTGCTTCGCGACCCGCTCCGCGGTGCGGTGACGCGTCCCGGACTCGAACGTCTCGATCGACGAGTCAGGGACGAGGTGCACGGCGGCCTTGACGATCGTGCGGGCGTCCCTGTCGCATACGATGGCGCCATCCATCTTCGCGAGCTCGCGAAGGCGGGTGGGGGAGAACTCGATCCCGATCTCGAAGCCGCCCGAGCAGATCGACTCAACGGTCGGGTTGTAGCCCAGGACGATGAGGGCACCGGTGC
Protein-coding sequences here:
- a CDS encoding A/G-specific adenine glycosylase — protein: MLGRLHATLVDWFAREARDLPWRAAGRTPWGVLVSEVMLQQTPVARVLPVWREWMERWPHPADLAAEPAGEAVRAWGRLGYPRRALRLHAAATVITSEHGGELPDTEEGLLALPGVGSYTAAAVASFAFGRRATVVDTNIRRVHARLVGGEALPAPTLTAAEQRRATVLLPANREQSVAWNAATMELGAIVCTARSPRCVECPVSDACAWLAAGEPPPTYTPRGQAWHGTDRQVRGAIMAVLRAAQHPLQRDLLEPRGPKDGAPAMPGSPGSTRSAPCPTQYSAGGTGPVGDALARLHALRTGPEQLERALAGLLADGLAVEVEGSLRLP
- the disA gene encoding DNA integrity scanning diadenylate cyclase DisA, producing MVPTPEEALNATLARVAPGTALRDGLERILRGRTGALIVLGYNPTVESICSGGFEIGIEFSPTRLRELAKMDGAIVCDRDARTIVKAAVHLVPDSSIETFESGTRHRTAERVAKQTGLPVVSVSQSMQIIALYVQGIRHVIEGSERVLARANQALATLERYRARLDQVTHSLSALEIEAMVTVRDVAQTLQRQEMVRRISEEIAHYVLELGDDGRLLALQLEELITGLGPGSDVVIRDYAGADVSNETIDAAVEGLMELTSVDLLDLNRIAAILGYAGGIETLDAVVHPRGYRLISGLKPVPRAVADRLVDHFNGLQNLMAATIDDLMTVDGIGEQRARTVREGLSRMAETSLLDRFL